One Cicer arietinum cultivar CDC Frontier isolate Library 1 chromosome 8, Cicar.CDCFrontier_v2.0, whole genome shotgun sequence DNA segment encodes these proteins:
- the LOC101511505 gene encoding uncharacterized protein isoform X1 codes for MALSLAINLPPPLRDNLLRLQPLAPQFQFKFPIPSARIRCSSSFNHISLKMVRVTPNNNPLVCHFHTAQFGGEVRRRMIRRLWCVQSQSASSSLFSSTSTTITNNTKKSIVLLGAPQVSTIVLDALLTASALPHSSFEVAAIVTQPAARRDRGKKLMLSPLANYALDRGFSSHLIFTPQRAGDDTFLSDLKALQPQLCITAAYGNILPTKFLDIPSAGTVNIHPSLLPIYRGAAPVQRALQDGVKQTGVSLAFTVRALDAGPIIATETIEVDDHIKAPDLLELLFHKGSKLLIAELPSIFDGSARVKAQPQDDSKATLAPKFCYFMQIGPDESWLFFDQEAPVLHNKVRAFSGWPGTRAKIQAVDKDGQKKTLEIKIITTRVCSHENEHFNEADDIAFVNGALVFPCGRGTSLEVLEVQLPGKNVVKAAAFWNGLRGQKLKKL; via the exons ATGGCTCTTTCTTTAGCGATTAACCTTCCTCCTCCTCTTCGCGACAACCTGCTGCGACTCCAACCTCTCGCTCCGcaatttcaattcaaatttcCGATACCCTCCGCCCGAATTCGATGTTCATCTTCTTTCAACCACATTTCCCTCAAAATGGTTAGGGTCACCCCCAACAACAACCCTTTAGTTTGTCACTTTCATACTGCCCAGTTCGGAGGAG AAGTGAGAAGAAGAATGATTCGACGGTTATGGTGTGTACAAAGTCAGAGTGCGTCTTCTTCATTGTTCTCTTCCACTTCCACCACCATTACCAACAACACTAAGAAGTCAATTGTTCTCTTGGGAGCACCTCAG GTCTCCACAATAGTCCTGGATGCACTACTCACAGCTTCTGCTTTGCCACATTCTTCCTTTGAG gttGCGGCTATTGTGACTCAACCTGCCGCTAGAAGGGACAGGGGGAAAAAGCTTATGCTCTCTCCCTTGGCGAACTATGCTCTTGACAGGGGCTTCTCTTCTCATCTTATTTTCACTCCTCAACGTGCTGGAGAC GATACGTTCTTGTCAGATTTAAAAGCTTTGCAACCCCAGCTATGCATAACGGCAGCTTATGGCAATATATTACCCACCAAGTTTTTAGATATTCCCTCTGCAGGAACAGTCAATATTCACCCTAGCCTTTTGCCAATCTATCGTGGTGCTGCTCCTGTTCAAAGAGCATTGCAG GATGGTGTTAAACAAACCGGAGTATCGTTAGCATTCACTGTTCGTGCACTCGATGCTGGACCTATCATTGCTACTGAAACAATTGAAGTTGATGATCATATTAAG GCACCTGATTTGCTTGAGCTCCTGTTTCATAAAG GATCTAAACTTCTGATTGCAGAACTTCCATCTATATTTGATGGATCGGCAAGAGTGAAGGCACAACCCCAAGATGATTCTAAGGCTACGTTGGCACCAAAG TTTTGCTACTTTATGCAGATAGGTCCAGATGAATCATGGCTATTCTTTGATCAAGAAGCACCTGTTCTCCATAATAAG GTTCGTGCATTTTCAGGGTGGCCAGGAACTCGAGCAAAGATTCAAGCAGTTGACAAAGATGGTCAGAAGAAAACATTAGAGATTAAAATCATAACCACACGAGTTTGCTCTCATGAGAATGAGCACTTCAATGAAGCAGATGATATTGCATTTGTCAATGGTGCATTGGTGTTTCCATGTGGAAGGGGCACCTCACTTGAG
- the LOC101511505 gene encoding uncharacterized protein isoform X5, which produces MALSLAINLPPPLRDNLLRLQPLAPQFQFKFPIPSARIRCSSSFNHISLKMVRVTPNNNPLVCHFHTAQFGGEVRRRMIRRLWCVQSQSASSSLFSSTSTTITNNTKKSIVLLGAPQVSTIVLDALLTASALPHSSFEVAAIVTQPAARRDRGKKLMLSPLANYALDRGFSSHLIFTPQRAGDDTFLSDLKALQPQLCITAAYGNILPTKFLDIPSAGTVNIHPSLLPIYRGAAPVQRALQDGVKQTGVSLAFTVRALDAGPIIATETIEVDDHIKAPDLLELLFHKELPSIFDGSARVKAQPQDDSKATLAPKFCYFMQIGPDESWLFFDQEAPVLHNKVRAFSGWPGTRAKIQAVDKDGQKKTLEIKIITTRVCSHENEHFNEADDIAFVNGALVFPCGRGTSLEVLEVQLPGKNVVKAAAFWNGLRGQKLKKL; this is translated from the exons ATGGCTCTTTCTTTAGCGATTAACCTTCCTCCTCCTCTTCGCGACAACCTGCTGCGACTCCAACCTCTCGCTCCGcaatttcaattcaaatttcCGATACCCTCCGCCCGAATTCGATGTTCATCTTCTTTCAACCACATTTCCCTCAAAATGGTTAGGGTCACCCCCAACAACAACCCTTTAGTTTGTCACTTTCATACTGCCCAGTTCGGAGGAG AAGTGAGAAGAAGAATGATTCGACGGTTATGGTGTGTACAAAGTCAGAGTGCGTCTTCTTCATTGTTCTCTTCCACTTCCACCACCATTACCAACAACACTAAGAAGTCAATTGTTCTCTTGGGAGCACCTCAG GTCTCCACAATAGTCCTGGATGCACTACTCACAGCTTCTGCTTTGCCACATTCTTCCTTTGAG gttGCGGCTATTGTGACTCAACCTGCCGCTAGAAGGGACAGGGGGAAAAAGCTTATGCTCTCTCCCTTGGCGAACTATGCTCTTGACAGGGGCTTCTCTTCTCATCTTATTTTCACTCCTCAACGTGCTGGAGAC GATACGTTCTTGTCAGATTTAAAAGCTTTGCAACCCCAGCTATGCATAACGGCAGCTTATGGCAATATATTACCCACCAAGTTTTTAGATATTCCCTCTGCAGGAACAGTCAATATTCACCCTAGCCTTTTGCCAATCTATCGTGGTGCTGCTCCTGTTCAAAGAGCATTGCAG GATGGTGTTAAACAAACCGGAGTATCGTTAGCATTCACTGTTCGTGCACTCGATGCTGGACCTATCATTGCTACTGAAACAATTGAAGTTGATGATCATATTAAG GCACCTGATTTGCTTGAGCTCCTGTTTCATAAAG AACTTCCATCTATATTTGATGGATCGGCAAGAGTGAAGGCACAACCCCAAGATGATTCTAAGGCTACGTTGGCACCAAAG TTTTGCTACTTTATGCAGATAGGTCCAGATGAATCATGGCTATTCTTTGATCAAGAAGCACCTGTTCTCCATAATAAG GTTCGTGCATTTTCAGGGTGGCCAGGAACTCGAGCAAAGATTCAAGCAGTTGACAAAGATGGTCAGAAGAAAACATTAGAGATTAAAATCATAACCACACGAGTTTGCTCTCATGAGAATGAGCACTTCAATGAAGCAGATGATATTGCATTTGTCAATGGTGCATTGGTGTTTCCATGTGGAAGGGGCACCTCACTTGAG
- the LOC101511505 gene encoding uncharacterized protein isoform X3 codes for MALSLAINLPPPLRDNLLRLQPLAPQFQFKFPIPSARIRCSSSFNHISLKMVRVTPNNNPLVCHFHTAQFGGEVRRRMIRRLWCVQSQSASSSLFSSTSTTITNNTKKSIVLLGAPQVSTIVLDALLTASALPHSSFEVAAIVTQPAARRDRGKKLMLSPLANYALDRGFSSHLIFTPQRAGDDTFLSDLKALQPQLCITAAYGNILPTKFLDIPSAGTVNIHPSLLPIYRGAAPVQRALQDGVKQTGVSLAFTVRALDAGPIIATETIEVDDHIKAPDLLELLFHKGSKLLIAELPSIFDGSARVKAQPQDDSKATLAPKIGPDESWLFFDQEAPVLHNKVRAFSGWPGTRAKIQAVDKDGQKKTLEIKIITTRVCSHENEHFNEADDIAFVNGALVFPCGRGTSLEVLEVQLPGKNVVKAAAFWNGLRGQKLKKL; via the exons ATGGCTCTTTCTTTAGCGATTAACCTTCCTCCTCCTCTTCGCGACAACCTGCTGCGACTCCAACCTCTCGCTCCGcaatttcaattcaaatttcCGATACCCTCCGCCCGAATTCGATGTTCATCTTCTTTCAACCACATTTCCCTCAAAATGGTTAGGGTCACCCCCAACAACAACCCTTTAGTTTGTCACTTTCATACTGCCCAGTTCGGAGGAG AAGTGAGAAGAAGAATGATTCGACGGTTATGGTGTGTACAAAGTCAGAGTGCGTCTTCTTCATTGTTCTCTTCCACTTCCACCACCATTACCAACAACACTAAGAAGTCAATTGTTCTCTTGGGAGCACCTCAG GTCTCCACAATAGTCCTGGATGCACTACTCACAGCTTCTGCTTTGCCACATTCTTCCTTTGAG gttGCGGCTATTGTGACTCAACCTGCCGCTAGAAGGGACAGGGGGAAAAAGCTTATGCTCTCTCCCTTGGCGAACTATGCTCTTGACAGGGGCTTCTCTTCTCATCTTATTTTCACTCCTCAACGTGCTGGAGAC GATACGTTCTTGTCAGATTTAAAAGCTTTGCAACCCCAGCTATGCATAACGGCAGCTTATGGCAATATATTACCCACCAAGTTTTTAGATATTCCCTCTGCAGGAACAGTCAATATTCACCCTAGCCTTTTGCCAATCTATCGTGGTGCTGCTCCTGTTCAAAGAGCATTGCAG GATGGTGTTAAACAAACCGGAGTATCGTTAGCATTCACTGTTCGTGCACTCGATGCTGGACCTATCATTGCTACTGAAACAATTGAAGTTGATGATCATATTAAG GCACCTGATTTGCTTGAGCTCCTGTTTCATAAAG GATCTAAACTTCTGATTGCAGAACTTCCATCTATATTTGATGGATCGGCAAGAGTGAAGGCACAACCCCAAGATGATTCTAAGGCTACGTTGGCACCAAAG ATAGGTCCAGATGAATCATGGCTATTCTTTGATCAAGAAGCACCTGTTCTCCATAATAAG GTTCGTGCATTTTCAGGGTGGCCAGGAACTCGAGCAAAGATTCAAGCAGTTGACAAAGATGGTCAGAAGAAAACATTAGAGATTAAAATCATAACCACACGAGTTTGCTCTCATGAGAATGAGCACTTCAATGAAGCAGATGATATTGCATTTGTCAATGGTGCATTGGTGTTTCCATGTGGAAGGGGCACCTCACTTGAG
- the LOC101511505 gene encoding uncharacterized protein isoform X4 encodes MALSLAINLPPPLRDNLLRLQPLAPQFQFKFPIPSARIRCSSSFNHISLKMVRVTPNNNPLVCHFHTAQFGGVRRRMIRRLWCVQSQSASSSLFSSTSTTITNNTKKSIVLLGAPQVSTIVLDALLTASALPHSSFEVAAIVTQPAARRDRGKKLMLSPLANYALDRGFSSHLIFTPQRAGDDTFLSDLKALQPQLCITAAYGNILPTKFLDIPSAGTVNIHPSLLPIYRGAAPVQRALQDGVKQTGVSLAFTVRALDAGPIIATETIEVDDHIKAPDLLELLFHKGSKLLIAELPSIFDGSARVKAQPQDDSKATLAPKIGPDESWLFFDQEAPVLHNKVRAFSGWPGTRAKIQAVDKDGQKKTLEIKIITTRVCSHENEHFNEADDIAFVNGALVFPCGRGTSLEVLEVQLPGKNVVKAAAFWNGLRGQKLKKL; translated from the exons ATGGCTCTTTCTTTAGCGATTAACCTTCCTCCTCCTCTTCGCGACAACCTGCTGCGACTCCAACCTCTCGCTCCGcaatttcaattcaaatttcCGATACCCTCCGCCCGAATTCGATGTTCATCTTCTTTCAACCACATTTCCCTCAAAATGGTTAGGGTCACCCCCAACAACAACCCTTTAGTTTGTCACTTTCATACTGCCCAGTTCGGAGGAG TGAGAAGAAGAATGATTCGACGGTTATGGTGTGTACAAAGTCAGAGTGCGTCTTCTTCATTGTTCTCTTCCACTTCCACCACCATTACCAACAACACTAAGAAGTCAATTGTTCTCTTGGGAGCACCTCAG GTCTCCACAATAGTCCTGGATGCACTACTCACAGCTTCTGCTTTGCCACATTCTTCCTTTGAG gttGCGGCTATTGTGACTCAACCTGCCGCTAGAAGGGACAGGGGGAAAAAGCTTATGCTCTCTCCCTTGGCGAACTATGCTCTTGACAGGGGCTTCTCTTCTCATCTTATTTTCACTCCTCAACGTGCTGGAGAC GATACGTTCTTGTCAGATTTAAAAGCTTTGCAACCCCAGCTATGCATAACGGCAGCTTATGGCAATATATTACCCACCAAGTTTTTAGATATTCCCTCTGCAGGAACAGTCAATATTCACCCTAGCCTTTTGCCAATCTATCGTGGTGCTGCTCCTGTTCAAAGAGCATTGCAG GATGGTGTTAAACAAACCGGAGTATCGTTAGCATTCACTGTTCGTGCACTCGATGCTGGACCTATCATTGCTACTGAAACAATTGAAGTTGATGATCATATTAAG GCACCTGATTTGCTTGAGCTCCTGTTTCATAAAG GATCTAAACTTCTGATTGCAGAACTTCCATCTATATTTGATGGATCGGCAAGAGTGAAGGCACAACCCCAAGATGATTCTAAGGCTACGTTGGCACCAAAG ATAGGTCCAGATGAATCATGGCTATTCTTTGATCAAGAAGCACCTGTTCTCCATAATAAG GTTCGTGCATTTTCAGGGTGGCCAGGAACTCGAGCAAAGATTCAAGCAGTTGACAAAGATGGTCAGAAGAAAACATTAGAGATTAAAATCATAACCACACGAGTTTGCTCTCATGAGAATGAGCACTTCAATGAAGCAGATGATATTGCATTTGTCAATGGTGCATTGGTGTTTCCATGTGGAAGGGGCACCTCACTTGAG
- the LOC101511505 gene encoding uncharacterized protein isoform X2, with protein MALSLAINLPPPLRDNLLRLQPLAPQFQFKFPIPSARIRCSSSFNHISLKMVRVTPNNNPLVCHFHTAQFGGVRRRMIRRLWCVQSQSASSSLFSSTSTTITNNTKKSIVLLGAPQVSTIVLDALLTASALPHSSFEVAAIVTQPAARRDRGKKLMLSPLANYALDRGFSSHLIFTPQRAGDDTFLSDLKALQPQLCITAAYGNILPTKFLDIPSAGTVNIHPSLLPIYRGAAPVQRALQDGVKQTGVSLAFTVRALDAGPIIATETIEVDDHIKAPDLLELLFHKGSKLLIAELPSIFDGSARVKAQPQDDSKATLAPKFCYFMQIGPDESWLFFDQEAPVLHNKVRAFSGWPGTRAKIQAVDKDGQKKTLEIKIITTRVCSHENEHFNEADDIAFVNGALVFPCGRGTSLEVLEVQLPGKNVVKAAAFWNGLRGQKLKKL; from the exons ATGGCTCTTTCTTTAGCGATTAACCTTCCTCCTCCTCTTCGCGACAACCTGCTGCGACTCCAACCTCTCGCTCCGcaatttcaattcaaatttcCGATACCCTCCGCCCGAATTCGATGTTCATCTTCTTTCAACCACATTTCCCTCAAAATGGTTAGGGTCACCCCCAACAACAACCCTTTAGTTTGTCACTTTCATACTGCCCAGTTCGGAGGAG TGAGAAGAAGAATGATTCGACGGTTATGGTGTGTACAAAGTCAGAGTGCGTCTTCTTCATTGTTCTCTTCCACTTCCACCACCATTACCAACAACACTAAGAAGTCAATTGTTCTCTTGGGAGCACCTCAG GTCTCCACAATAGTCCTGGATGCACTACTCACAGCTTCTGCTTTGCCACATTCTTCCTTTGAG gttGCGGCTATTGTGACTCAACCTGCCGCTAGAAGGGACAGGGGGAAAAAGCTTATGCTCTCTCCCTTGGCGAACTATGCTCTTGACAGGGGCTTCTCTTCTCATCTTATTTTCACTCCTCAACGTGCTGGAGAC GATACGTTCTTGTCAGATTTAAAAGCTTTGCAACCCCAGCTATGCATAACGGCAGCTTATGGCAATATATTACCCACCAAGTTTTTAGATATTCCCTCTGCAGGAACAGTCAATATTCACCCTAGCCTTTTGCCAATCTATCGTGGTGCTGCTCCTGTTCAAAGAGCATTGCAG GATGGTGTTAAACAAACCGGAGTATCGTTAGCATTCACTGTTCGTGCACTCGATGCTGGACCTATCATTGCTACTGAAACAATTGAAGTTGATGATCATATTAAG GCACCTGATTTGCTTGAGCTCCTGTTTCATAAAG GATCTAAACTTCTGATTGCAGAACTTCCATCTATATTTGATGGATCGGCAAGAGTGAAGGCACAACCCCAAGATGATTCTAAGGCTACGTTGGCACCAAAG TTTTGCTACTTTATGCAGATAGGTCCAGATGAATCATGGCTATTCTTTGATCAAGAAGCACCTGTTCTCCATAATAAG GTTCGTGCATTTTCAGGGTGGCCAGGAACTCGAGCAAAGATTCAAGCAGTTGACAAAGATGGTCAGAAGAAAACATTAGAGATTAAAATCATAACCACACGAGTTTGCTCTCATGAGAATGAGCACTTCAATGAAGCAGATGATATTGCATTTGTCAATGGTGCATTGGTGTTTCCATGTGGAAGGGGCACCTCACTTGAG
- the LOC101511505 gene encoding uncharacterized protein isoform X6: MALSLAINLPPPLRDNLLRLQPLAPQFQFKFPIPSARIRCSSSFNHISLKMVRVTPNNNPLVCHFHTAQFGGEVRRRMIRRLWCVQSQSASSSLFSSTSTTITNNTKKSIVLLGAPQVSTIVLDALLTASALPHSSFEVAAIVTQPAARRDRGKKLMLSPLANYALDRGFSSHLIFTPQRAGDDTFLSDLKALQPQLCITAAYGNILPTKFLDIPSAGTVNIHPSLLPIYRGAAPVQRALQDGVKQTGVSLAFTVRALDAGPIIATETIEVDDHIKAPDLLELLFHKELPSIFDGSARVKAQPQDDSKATLAPKIGPDESWLFFDQEAPVLHNKVRAFSGWPGTRAKIQAVDKDGQKKTLEIKIITTRVCSHENEHFNEADDIAFVNGALVFPCGRGTSLEVLEVQLPGKNVVKAAAFWNGLRGQKLKKL; encoded by the exons ATGGCTCTTTCTTTAGCGATTAACCTTCCTCCTCCTCTTCGCGACAACCTGCTGCGACTCCAACCTCTCGCTCCGcaatttcaattcaaatttcCGATACCCTCCGCCCGAATTCGATGTTCATCTTCTTTCAACCACATTTCCCTCAAAATGGTTAGGGTCACCCCCAACAACAACCCTTTAGTTTGTCACTTTCATACTGCCCAGTTCGGAGGAG AAGTGAGAAGAAGAATGATTCGACGGTTATGGTGTGTACAAAGTCAGAGTGCGTCTTCTTCATTGTTCTCTTCCACTTCCACCACCATTACCAACAACACTAAGAAGTCAATTGTTCTCTTGGGAGCACCTCAG GTCTCCACAATAGTCCTGGATGCACTACTCACAGCTTCTGCTTTGCCACATTCTTCCTTTGAG gttGCGGCTATTGTGACTCAACCTGCCGCTAGAAGGGACAGGGGGAAAAAGCTTATGCTCTCTCCCTTGGCGAACTATGCTCTTGACAGGGGCTTCTCTTCTCATCTTATTTTCACTCCTCAACGTGCTGGAGAC GATACGTTCTTGTCAGATTTAAAAGCTTTGCAACCCCAGCTATGCATAACGGCAGCTTATGGCAATATATTACCCACCAAGTTTTTAGATATTCCCTCTGCAGGAACAGTCAATATTCACCCTAGCCTTTTGCCAATCTATCGTGGTGCTGCTCCTGTTCAAAGAGCATTGCAG GATGGTGTTAAACAAACCGGAGTATCGTTAGCATTCACTGTTCGTGCACTCGATGCTGGACCTATCATTGCTACTGAAACAATTGAAGTTGATGATCATATTAAG GCACCTGATTTGCTTGAGCTCCTGTTTCATAAAG AACTTCCATCTATATTTGATGGATCGGCAAGAGTGAAGGCACAACCCCAAGATGATTCTAAGGCTACGTTGGCACCAAAG ATAGGTCCAGATGAATCATGGCTATTCTTTGATCAAGAAGCACCTGTTCTCCATAATAAG GTTCGTGCATTTTCAGGGTGGCCAGGAACTCGAGCAAAGATTCAAGCAGTTGACAAAGATGGTCAGAAGAAAACATTAGAGATTAAAATCATAACCACACGAGTTTGCTCTCATGAGAATGAGCACTTCAATGAAGCAGATGATATTGCATTTGTCAATGGTGCATTGGTGTTTCCATGTGGAAGGGGCACCTCACTTGAG